The genome window atatttgattcatccaataaattattttgtgtcttaaatccaccagcctttttcatattataccaacatttgcagcatcctgagcctttttggtaaagttcctagaaaatctcagcctagagtaattaattaatagtaataagtattattctccccaaaacaagtttcctttttatttatttttttatttttaagaactatacaaaaaacattcatgtgttatggtgcgcattcaccagtgttttgttgttgttgtggtgtgcgtaggctactcctgattttgtcagtcatctcatctcttatatgcagtggcataacgagccaacaccgggcccctatgcaggattatcaaggcgggctaccatcaataggacaggatcatagagtcacagcaattcctgtttttcacctttatgacgcaaaaaaaaagtggctggtaaaaagtccctgtggcaggtggatttaaaaatccacctgccacagtggctggtggtcaaaaaagttaacttcatgccctgtatatatatatatatatatatatatgtgtgtgtgtgtgtgtgtgtgtgtgtgtgtttagtagtaatgtttttattattcttaCCTACAATGTACAGGTTTTATACACCTTATGTctattgatttttgttttgcttaataggaaaacaataaacaatgaaaacgctaaaataattacaaaaatcCAATAGAAGAACACTGCATGAATCTACTTTTGGTGATTTAAAGAAAATCTTTCACTTAATGATTCAAAGCAACCTTttcatctgtgttttattacaACACACAGTTACAGGTTGTCACATTGTATAGTTAGATGAAAAAAGTACTGACAAAGGTAACtcatttaataaatgtattcatttttattcatgACGAGCAAAGCTCTTAGTTGTCAGATAACATTTGTAGTTACATTTCCCCCCCAAAGAGCAGACGTCTACATACAATGCGTATTTTGGACATTTTCAGTCCGTACAGTAAAGGGTTCATGAGTGGTTGGCATGTAAGCCAGTACAATGACAGAACAATGCGCAAAATATTGGGTAAATAGTTCATATTAAACCTGCTCTGCATTATTTCAAAGAAAGCTCCAAAGGAAAAATTCAGCAGGGAAAAAAGGTGAGGTGTGCAGGTACTGAGAGCTTTCTGTCTGGTCTGTTTAGAACcagaaaaacacactttaagaATTCTCATATAAGAGAAAAGAATTAAGATTATAAGAGCAAAGATTACTGTAAACATGTGAACAAGTCCAAAAATGTTATTGGCTGTTGTGTCAGAGCAGGCCAGTTTGACAACATAATAGTTGTCACAGTAGACTTTGTTAATAATGTTTCCACACAGCTGTAAAGGAGCAGTCAGACCAAACACTACCAAAGCATTGGCAAGAAAAGAGTACAACCATGTTAGAGCAATAAGCATGGAAATCTTTTTAGATGTCATATGAGCGTGATATTGTAGAGGATAACAGATAGCAAGATATCTGTCATAAGACATGATGGCTAAGGTCCAAAATTCTGTAAGTGCATAAGAAtacaaacagaaaatctgcaggaaacagaagGGAGCAGAAACAGTGTGAATGTCAGAGAGGATCTGAACCAGAAGGAATGGAAACAACCCTGTACTAccatacagttcatttacaaacaGGCTGCACAGAAAAAGGTACATAGGTTCATGTAAGCTCCTGTTCATACAGATAACCACAATCAGCAAAAGATTGGTACAAATTATTACAATATATAAagatatgataataataaaatataaatatttgaaaacCCCGGTGTCAAAATAGGCACTTAGTGTGAAAAATAAAACCTGTGTAGCGTTTACCATGATCCTCCTgactctgaaaaacaaaaattataACATTTTACAAGATAACTTCATCGtgttacattttgttaaagGATTTCTGAAA of Sander lucioperca isolate FBNREF2018 chromosome 5, SLUC_FBN_1.2, whole genome shotgun sequence contains these proteins:
- the LOC116055555 gene encoding olfactory receptor 11A1-like, giving the protein MVNATQVLFFTLSAYFDTGVFKYLYFIIIISLYIVIICTNLLLIVVICMNRSLHEPMYLFLCSLFVNELYGSTGLFPFLLVQILSDIHTVSAPFCFLQIFCLYSYALTEFWTLAIMSYDRYLAICYPLQYHAHMTSKKISMLIALTWLYSFLANALVVFGLTAPLQLCGNIINKVYCDNYYVVKLACSDTTANNIFGLVHMFTVIFALIILILFSYMRILKVCFSGSKQTRQKALSTCTPHLFSLLNFSFGAFFEIMQSRFNMNYLPNILRIVLSLYWLTCQPLMNPLLYGLKMSKIRIVCRRLLFGGEM